In Haloimpatiens massiliensis, the following are encoded in one genomic region:
- the hypD gene encoding trans-4-hydroxy-L-proline dehydratase — translation MNERVRKLKEESLMAVPYITMERAQLVNEVYQKYQGKVSNPVLRALVFKNIMEKKTLCINHDEIIVGERGEKPAATPTYPELCCHTLEDLDIMDKREKISFKVDEKTRKIQEEVIIPFWEERSMRHKIFERMTKQWQDCYKAGIFTEFMEQRAPGHTVADEKIYHKGFKDFKKDIEETLNNIDYVNDVEALDKKDELEAMKICCDAIIIYGKRYAKLAKKMADKEKNSNRKEELLKISETCNWVPENAPRTFYEALQMYWFVHLGVISELNTWDSFNPGRLDQHLYPFYKKELEEGTIDREKAKELLQLFWVKFNNQPAPPKVGITLAESGTYTDFANINSGGLTKEGRDGVNDVTYMVLEVIDEMRLLQPSSNIQLSKKNPDKFLKKACEIIRKGWGQPSIFNADEVISEMLRAGKTLEDARCGGTSGCVETGAFGKEAYILTGYLNLPKILEVTLMNGKDYLTGEQIGLKTGEASEFKCYEELFEAFKKQLHHFVEIKIRGNNVIEKLYMEYMPAPFLSIIIDDCIKKGRDYNAGGARYNTNYIQGVGIGTISDSLAAIKYQVFDKENITMKELLKALEDNFKGHEVVHNLVFNKSPKYGNDDDYADSIMREIFDAYYEEVTGRKSMKGGHYRIDMLPTTCHVYFGSVMGASSDGRKAKEPLSEGISPSKGADKLGPTAVIKSAAKMDHIKTGGTLLNQKFTPKVLDGEDGINSLASLVRAYFKLDGHHIQFNVVDKSTLLDAQKHPEKYKDLIVRVAGYSDYFNNLNKDLQDEIIDRTEQNI, via the coding sequence ATGAATGAAAGAGTTAGAAAATTGAAGGAGGAAAGTTTAATGGCTGTTCCATACATAACTATGGAAAGAGCCCAGCTTGTGAATGAAGTTTATCAAAAATATCAGGGTAAGGTCTCCAATCCAGTACTTAGAGCTTTGGTTTTTAAAAATATAATGGAGAAAAAGACACTTTGCATAAATCATGATGAGATTATAGTAGGAGAAAGAGGAGAAAAGCCAGCAGCTACGCCAACTTACCCAGAGCTTTGCTGTCACACCCTAGAAGATTTGGATATTATGGATAAGCGTGAAAAGATATCTTTTAAAGTAGATGAAAAAACTAGAAAGATACAAGAAGAGGTAATAATACCTTTTTGGGAAGAAAGATCTATGAGACATAAAATCTTTGAAAGAATGACTAAGCAGTGGCAAGATTGCTATAAAGCAGGTATATTTACTGAATTTATGGAGCAAAGAGCACCAGGTCATACAGTGGCAGATGAAAAAATATATCATAAAGGATTTAAAGATTTCAAAAAAGACATAGAGGAAACTTTAAATAATATAGATTATGTAAATGATGTGGAAGCCCTAGATAAGAAAGATGAATTAGAGGCTATGAAGATATGTTGTGATGCCATTATAATTTATGGAAAAAGATATGCTAAACTAGCTAAGAAGATGGCAGATAAAGAGAAGAATTCAAATAGAAAAGAAGAACTTCTAAAAATATCAGAAACTTGTAATTGGGTGCCAGAAAATGCTCCAAGAACATTCTATGAAGCTCTACAAATGTATTGGTTTGTTCATTTAGGAGTAATTTCTGAATTAAATACTTGGGATTCCTTTAACCCAGGAAGATTAGATCAACATTTATATCCATTTTACAAAAAAGAATTGGAAGAAGGAACTATAGATAGAGAAAAAGCAAAAGAATTACTTCAACTTTTCTGGGTTAAGTTTAACAATCAACCAGCTCCTCCAAAGGTAGGAATAACTTTGGCTGAAAGTGGAACTTATACTGATTTTGCTAATATAAATAGTGGTGGATTAACCAAAGAAGGTAGAGATGGGGTTAATGATGTAACCTACATGGTTTTAGAAGTTATAGATGAGATGAGACTTTTGCAACCAAGTTCTAATATTCAATTAAGTAAGAAGAACCCAGATAAATTTCTAAAGAAAGCCTGTGAAATAATTAGAAAGGGATGGGGACAACCATCTATATTTAATGCAGATGAAGTTATTTCTGAAATGTTAAGAGCAGGAAAAACATTGGAAGATGCCAGATGTGGTGGAACTAGCGGTTGTGTGGAAACAGGAGCATTTGGTAAAGAAGCTTATATATTAACGGGATATTTAAACCTTCCAAAGATATTAGAAGTAACTTTAATGAATGGAAAAGATTATTTGACAGGAGAACAAATAGGTCTCAAAACGGGAGAAGCATCAGAATTTAAGTGTTATGAAGAACTTTTTGAAGCGTTTAAGAAACAACTTCATCACTTTGTTGAAATTAAGATTAGAGGAAATAATGTTATAGAAAAATTGTATATGGAATATATGCCAGCTCCATTTTTATCAATAATAATAGATGATTGTATTAAAAAAGGAAGAGACTATAATGCAGGGGGAGCAAGATACAATACTAACTATATTCAAGGGGTAGGCATAGGAACTATATCAGATAGTTTAGCTGCTATAAAATATCAAGTATTTGACAAAGAAAATATAACTATGAAGGAACTTTTAAAAGCTTTAGAAGACAACTTTAAAGGTCATGAAGTTGTACACAATTTGGTATTTAATAAATCCCCTAAGTATGGAAATGATGATGATTATGCAGATAGCATAATGAGAGAAATATTTGATGCTTATTATGAAGAGGTTACTGGAAGAAAAAGTATGAAAGGTGGTCACTATAGAATAGATATGTTGCCAACCACTTGCCACGTGTACTTTGGCTCTGTTATGGGAGCATCATCTGACGGAAGAAAGGCAAAAGAGCCGCTTTCTGAAGGTATATCTCCATCTAAAGGTGCAGATAAATTAGGACCTACAGCTGTTATAAAATCAGCAGCAAAAATGGATCATATTAAGACTGGAGGAACTCTTTTAAATCAAAAGTTCACTCCTAAAGTTTTAGATGGTGAAGATGGAATAAATAGTTTAGCAAGTCTTGTAAGAGCTTACTTTAAATTGGATGGTCACCATATTCAATTTAACGTTGTGGACAAGAGTACTTTACTTGATGCCCAAAAACATCCAGAAAAATATAAAGACCTTATAGTTAGAGTTGCTGGTTATAGTGATTATTTCAACAATTTAAATAAGGATTTACAAGATGAAATTATAGATAGGACGGAGCAAAATATTTAA
- a CDS encoding trans-4-hydroxy-L-proline dehydratase activase, with product MLRGKIINIQKYSIHDGPGIRTTVFLKGCPLNCWWCHNPESQCMEKEILYWKNKCTSCGMCVKKCPNGAVEIKDGKLINHRDKCTLCGKCIDFCINNARDISGKEYTVEEVMKEVEKDIVFYDESGGGVTFSGGEPFSQMNFLEALVEASKNRGIHVTIDTTGFTTAENITKIASMADLFLYDLKFMDSDEHKKYTGVPNESIIENLKMLSDMHKEVYVRIPVIPGINDGENLKKSAEFLRNLNISKVNLLPYHKYGMDKYNRLGLEYKLKDKKEPTKEEMEDILEIFKCYGLNVKIGG from the coding sequence GTGTTACGGGGGAAAATTATAAATATACAAAAATATTCTATACATGATGGTCCTGGTATAAGAACTACTGTATTTTTGAAAGGGTGTCCATTGAATTGCTGGTGGTGTCACAATCCAGAAAGTCAATGTATGGAAAAGGAAATTTTATACTGGAAAAACAAATGTACATCCTGTGGGATGTGTGTTAAAAAATGCCCTAATGGAGCTGTGGAGATAAAAGATGGCAAGCTTATTAATCATAGGGATAAATGTACATTGTGTGGAAAGTGTATAGACTTTTGTATAAATAATGCTAGAGATATAAGTGGTAAAGAATATACTGTGGAAGAAGTTATGAAGGAAGTAGAAAAAGACATAGTTTTTTATGATGAATCAGGGGGAGGGGTTACCTTTTCGGGAGGGGAGCCTTTTTCTCAAATGAATTTTTTAGAGGCTTTAGTAGAAGCTAGTAAGAATAGAGGAATTCATGTAACTATAGATACCACTGGATTTACCACAGCAGAAAATATTACAAAGATAGCTTCTATGGCGGACTTATTTTTATATGATTTAAAATTTATGGACAGTGATGAACATAAGAAATACACAGGTGTTCCTAATGAGAGTATAATTGAAAACTTAAAAATGCTTTCAGACATGCACAAGGAAGTTTATGTTAGGATACCTGTAATACCAGGCATAAACGACGGAGAGAACTTAAAGAAAAGTGCAGAATTTTTAAGAAATTTAAATATAAGTAAAGTTAATTTATTGCCGTATCATAAATACGGTATGGATAAATATAATAGGCTGGGACTGGAATACAAGCTTAAAGATAAGAAGGAACCAACAAAAGAGGAAATGGAAGATATTTTAGAGATTTTTAAATGCTATGGATTAAACGTAAAGATAGGGGGGTAA
- a CDS encoding helix-turn-helix domain-containing protein has product MAIDIGGKIKELRVSKNLTLKELSEKVQLSIGFLSQLERGLTNVAVDSLEKIAEALEVDLSYFFSIPKSNNKSILRSYEQEIFQVVNSQFINYHLTNDLENKVMVPRLVQILPSNTEEDVTNYNHEGEEFVYVLEGILTLYLDNEKYELYPGDSIHINSTTPHNWANYTNKLVKLLAVNTPNHFKGNKCKKFIK; this is encoded by the coding sequence ATGGCAATTGATATAGGAGGAAAAATAAAAGAACTTAGAGTAAGCAAAAACTTAACTTTAAAAGAACTAAGTGAAAAGGTGCAGCTCTCTATAGGATTTTTATCTCAATTAGAAAGAGGTCTTACAAATGTAGCTGTAGATTCACTAGAAAAGATAGCAGAGGCCTTAGAGGTAGACTTGTCTTATTTTTTTTCTATACCAAAAAGTAATAATAAAAGTATTTTAAGAAGTTATGAACAGGAAATTTTTCAAGTTGTTAACTCTCAATTTATAAATTATCATTTGACCAATGACCTGGAAAATAAGGTTATGGTTCCAAGACTTGTTCAAATACTTCCTAGTAATACAGAGGAAGACGTAACAAATTATAACCATGAGGGAGAAGAATTTGTATATGTGTTAGAGGGGATACTTACTCTTTATCTTGACAATGAAAAATATGAACTTTACCCAGGGGACAGTATTCATATAAATTCTACTACTCCTCATAATTGGGCTAACTATACAAATAAATTGGTAAAACTATTAGCAGTTAATACACCAAATCACTTTAAAGGTAATAAATGTAAAAAATTTATTAAATAA
- a CDS encoding alanine/glycine:cation symporter family protein — protein sequence MNTLQNFISFGNNILWSYVLIILLISVGVYFSFKCNFVQFRFIGEMFKLLGEGASKSVTSKDKKGVSSFQAFCISTASRVGTGNLAGVAIAISMGGPGAVFWMWLIALIGSASSFVESTLAQIYKVKDKDGYRGGPAYYMEKALNKRWMGIIFSILITVCFGLVFNSVQANTISLAFEGAFGVNRLTVGIILSLLTALIIFGGVTRIAKVAEVIVPIMAIAYILVALFVLTKNIAHIPSMFKLILSDAFDFNGIIGGGIGASVMMGIKRGLFSNEAGMGSAPNAAATAEVTHPVKQGFIQTLGVFTDTIIICSCTAFIILLSGNYTAEGLTGIQLTQNALASQVGSWGNIFIAVCILLFAYSSIIGNYYYGETNIEFIKANKIWLFIYRSFVVIMVLFGSLTGIQLVWDMADLFMGFMALINLITIIQLGGIASAALKDYVNQKKQGKDPVFTKDSIEGLTGLECWDE from the coding sequence ATAAATACTTTACAAAATTTTATTTCTTTTGGAAACAACATACTTTGGTCTTACGTTCTAATAATCTTACTTATATCTGTTGGAGTTTATTTTAGTTTCAAATGTAACTTTGTTCAATTTAGATTTATAGGTGAAATGTTTAAATTACTAGGAGAAGGCGCTTCTAAATCTGTAACTTCTAAGGATAAAAAAGGAGTTTCTTCCTTTCAAGCCTTCTGTATAAGTACAGCTTCAAGAGTGGGAACTGGCAATTTAGCAGGTGTTGCTATAGCTATATCTATGGGTGGTCCTGGAGCAGTATTTTGGATGTGGTTAATAGCTCTAATAGGTTCCGCATCTAGTTTTGTAGAAAGCACATTAGCTCAAATTTATAAAGTAAAAGACAAAGATGGATATAGAGGTGGGCCCGCTTACTACATGGAAAAAGCCCTAAACAAAAGATGGATGGGAATTATTTTTTCAATACTTATAACAGTATGTTTTGGGCTTGTATTTAACTCTGTTCAGGCTAATACAATCTCTTTAGCTTTTGAAGGAGCCTTTGGTGTAAATAGACTAACAGTTGGAATTATTTTATCCCTATTAACCGCTTTAATAATTTTTGGTGGTGTTACAAGAATTGCAAAGGTTGCAGAGGTAATTGTTCCTATCATGGCAATTGCTTACATTTTAGTAGCTTTATTTGTTTTAACTAAAAATATTGCTCACATACCATCCATGTTCAAACTTATATTATCTGATGCTTTTGACTTTAATGGTATAATTGGCGGCGGTATAGGTGCTTCCGTAATGATGGGAATAAAAAGAGGTCTTTTTTCAAATGAAGCTGGTATGGGAAGTGCTCCAAATGCTGCTGCTACAGCAGAAGTTACTCATCCTGTAAAGCAAGGCTTTATACAAACTTTAGGAGTATTTACAGATACCATAATAATATGCAGCTGTACTGCTTTTATAATATTACTTTCAGGAAATTATACCGCAGAAGGACTTACTGGTATACAACTTACACAAAATGCTTTAGCTTCTCAAGTAGGCTCATGGGGAAATATATTTATAGCTGTATGTATCCTATTATTTGCCTATAGCTCTATAATAGGAAACTACTACTATGGAGAAACTAATATAGAATTTATCAAAGCTAATAAAATTTGGTTATTTATATATAGATCATTTGTAGTTATTATGGTTCTATTTGGTTCATTAACTGGAATACAATTAGTATGGGATATGGCCGATCTATTCATGGGATTTATGGCACTTATAAACTTAATAACTATAATCCAATTAGGTGGCATTGCATCAGCAGCATTAAAAGATTATGTTAATCAGAAAAAACAAGGAAAAGATCCTGTGTTTACTAAAGATTCTATAGAAGGATTAACTGGCTTAGAGTGCTGGGACGAATAA
- a CDS encoding NUDIX hydrolase: protein MTKPRVKDIKTLADTKYLKLYDAEYVNKNGDDRNWSIASRKDLSTLKDRFFYGKEDKIDAVIIVANHVAENKLVVIKQFRIPLNDYVYELPAGLVDSGEEFEDTVRRELKEETGLDLVEIDYDNTKDKAYVSTGMTDECVAVVYCTCTGKMSQDYLEADEDIEVMLLSKEEAKELIKSHKKIDVKTLLSIQKFIND, encoded by the coding sequence ATGACTAAACCAAGAGTAAAAGATATCAAAACATTAGCAGATACAAAATATTTAAAACTATATGATGCAGAGTATGTAAACAAAAATGGTGATGATAGAAATTGGTCTATTGCATCTAGGAAAGATTTAAGCACATTGAAGGATAGATTTTTTTATGGTAAAGAGGATAAGATAGATGCAGTAATAATAGTAGCTAATCATGTGGCAGAGAATAAATTAGTTGTTATAAAACAATTTAGGATACCTCTTAATGATTATGTATATGAATTACCAGCTGGACTTGTAGATAGTGGAGAAGAATTTGAAGATACTGTGAGAAGAGAATTAAAGGAAGAAACAGGACTTGATTTGGTTGAAATTGATTATGATAATACAAAGGATAAGGCATATGTATCAACAGGTATGACAGATGAATGTGTGGCAGTGGTTTACTGTACTTGTACAGGAAAAATGTCACAGGATTATTTAGAAGCAGATGAGGATATTGAAGTTATGCTTTTATCTAAAGAGGAAGCTAAGGAGCTTATTAAATCTCATAAGAAAATAGATGTGAAAACCTTACTTTCTATACAAAAGTTTATTAATGATTAA
- a CDS encoding DUF4153 domain-containing protein produces MGDNIYGNLNENSKFQNNIDDNANNEYKQKVEHNANNEYEQKMGENMNIEFGKNNREKSEKPKGELYKYFTGFGDEFDKANIKYKTIIWCLVIGVLYDYFFKDYSIGISVFIYNTIFLIAGVNLLYPNVNLKRKISYVFLIPCIVLSFSYTIFNNGELAFLNLLVIPVLGVGYLISIRYSKSDLDNILISNVLDKIFKTVFLSITIFYRFCIESFKDRRKNENRKNYKNSNLKYIFKGMLISIPLLFVIIFLLSSADMVFAGYFSNIEDLFLNMTFKNFIRHLCIIMLVTVYTFGLFFRLKYEDKLKNENSMEKKSKWEAITVITIVVTINFVYCIFSVVQFSYLYAGGSGILPEGITYAQYARKGFFELILVTLINLTIVLLNKKYVKSDNVKISIWCNILYSILIVFTYNMLFSAHYRMNLYEGAFGYTKLRVFVELFILLLSLIFAVVLLGIWKCGVPILKYSFIIGITMYCIMNFVNLDKMVAKKNIERYKNTAKIDVEYLISLSYDAAPQIQRLLKVKDSNIKEEVKDYFKRHKEDANRNDVHWHQYNYYRNKAKTYKINMLNMFN; encoded by the coding sequence TTGGGGGATAATATATATGGTAATTTAAATGAAAATAGTAAATTTCAGAACAATATAGATGATAATGCAAATAATGAATATAAACAAAAGGTAGAGCATAATGCAAATAATGAATATGAGCAAAAGATGGGTGAAAATATGAATATTGAATTTGGAAAAAATAATAGAGAAAAATCTGAAAAGCCTAAGGGTGAACTTTATAAATATTTTACTGGTTTTGGTGATGAGTTTGATAAGGCTAATATAAAGTACAAAACTATAATTTGGTGCTTAGTTATAGGGGTTTTGTATGATTACTTTTTTAAAGATTACTCTATTGGAATCTCTGTATTCATATATAATACTATTTTTTTAATAGCTGGTGTTAATTTATTGTATCCTAATGTTAATTTAAAAAGAAAGATAAGTTATGTGTTTTTAATTCCATGTATAGTATTATCTTTTAGCTATACTATTTTTAATAATGGAGAATTGGCATTTCTAAATCTTTTGGTGATTCCTGTTTTAGGAGTTGGATATCTTATTTCTATAAGATATAGTAAAAGTGATTTAGACAATATTTTAATAAGTAATGTGTTAGACAAGATATTTAAAACTGTCTTTCTATCCATAACTATTTTTTATAGATTTTGCATAGAAAGCTTCAAAGATAGAAGAAAGAATGAAAATAGGAAAAACTATAAAAATTCCAACCTAAAGTACATTTTTAAAGGAATGTTAATTTCTATACCTTTATTGTTTGTAATTATATTTTTATTATCTTCTGCAGATATGGTTTTTGCAGGATATTTTAGCAATATAGAGGACTTATTTTTAAATATGACTTTTAAAAATTTTATACGTCATCTATGTATAATAATGTTGGTTACTGTTTATACATTTGGGTTGTTTTTTAGATTAAAGTACGAAGATAAACTTAAAAATGAAAATAGTATGGAAAAAAAGAGTAAATGGGAAGCTATAACTGTTATAACTATTGTAGTAACTATTAATTTTGTTTACTGCATATTTTCTGTAGTGCAATTTTCCTATTTGTATGCAGGGGGAAGTGGTATATTACCGGAAGGGATTACTTATGCACAGTATGCTAGAAAAGGTTTTTTTGAACTAATACTTGTAACTCTAATTAATTTAACTATAGTTCTATTGAATAAAAAATATGTTAAAAGTGACAATGTAAAGATAAGTATTTGGTGCAATATTCTTTATAGTATATTAATAGTATTTACTTATAATATGTTATTTTCAGCACATTATAGAATGAATCTTTACGAAGGGGCATTTGGATACACTAAACTTAGAGTGTTTGTAGAATTATTTATATTATTGCTTTCTTTAATATTTGCAGTGGTACTTTTAGGCATATGGAAATGTGGAGTTCCTATATTAAAATATAGCTTTATAATAGGTATAACTATGTATTGTATCATGAATTTTGTTAATTTGGATAAAATGGTAGCAAAGAAGAATATAGAAAGATATAAAAATACTGCGAAGATAGATGTAGAATATTTAATTAGTCTTTCATATGATGCAGCTCCACAAATACAAAGACTTTTAAAGGTAAAGGACTCTAATATAAAGGAAGAGGTTAAAGATTACTTTAAGAGACATAAGGAAGATGCTAATAGAAATGATGTGCATTGGCACCAGTATAATTATTATAGAAACAAGGCTAAAACGTATAAGATTAATATGCTTAATATGTTTAACTGA
- a CDS encoding helix-turn-helix domain-containing protein translates to MPIIVNLDVMMAKRKISLSELSDKVGITNANLSILKNSKAKAIRFSTLEAICKALNCQPGDILEYLEEN, encoded by the coding sequence ATGCCTATTATTGTTAATTTAGATGTAATGATGGCTAAAAGAAAGATATCTTTGTCAGAACTTTCAGATAAGGTAGGTATAACTAATGCTAACTTATCTATACTTAAAAATAGCAAAGCAAAGGCTATAAGATTTTCTACACTGGAAGCCATATGTAAGGCCCTTAATTGTCAGCCGGGAGATATTTTAGAATACTTGGAAGAAAACTAA
- a CDS encoding DUF2975 domain-containing protein translates to MKYYGKESLSSFLKIILDVLLIVGIGLFIWISINTLVKDFNSINLSKKIVIYSLFLIGSTALMAILYNLRKIMDSVIKVEPFVRQNVKSLTIISISSFIIAFCYLINFCINVKYGSYHFIFIDKAGIHTDMEFLIFFFAGCFILVLAKVFQKAVEVKEENDLTI, encoded by the coding sequence ATGAAATATTACGGAAAAGAATCTCTATCAAGTTTTTTAAAAATAATATTAGATGTATTATTGATTGTGGGCATAGGTCTTTTTATATGGATATCTATTAATACCCTTGTTAAAGATTTTAATTCAATAAATTTAAGCAAAAAAATAGTTATATATTCTTTATTTTTAATAGGGTCCACTGCTCTTATGGCTATTTTATATAATTTGAGAAAAATAATGGATTCTGTTATTAAGGTGGAACCTTTTGTAAGGCAAAATGTAAAAAGTTTGACAATTATATCTATAAGTTCTTTTATAATTGCTTTTTGCTATCTTATTAATTTTTGCATAAATGTAAAATATGGAAGCTATCATTTTATATTTATAGATAAAGCAGGTATACACACAGATATGGAATTTTTAATTTTCTTCTTTGCAGGTTGTTTTATTTTGGTGTTAGCTAAGGTTTTTCAAAAAGCTGTAGAGGTAAAGGAAGAAAATGATCTTACTATTTAA
- a CDS encoding methyl-accepting chemotaxis protein, with amino-acid sequence MKFLKDLKISVKLISTFVITCLLMLCIGLVGASSMSKINKSSNSLYDDNIVAITSINYVDKNLSTIYSNLELMLYINDKNEIKKLENEINELTDYDNKKIELYKSSFTRDADRKLFSELEQDLKEYRIIREEFIKLIMDDKKNEAINKFSDVTQVRNSLKTKMDNLVELNNTWAKDTLENNKSIFSNSLKLSVFINAIAILLSIIFAFLIVKAIKTPLNKIRELANRLSNYDFSTSITLSSMDEFGQTALALNKAQENVSNLVKNIIDDASDISASSEELSATVEEMTSKFENINETTKEINSEVQETSAAAEEVYASIQEVDSSVSILSTKAVDGSSNALQMKERAVKVKENSEAAIKNTKATYDNMEKQILDDIEKGKVVEDIKIMADTIASIAEQTNLLALNAAIEAARAGEQGKGFAVVAEEVRKLAEQSSVAVKNVKSTIEKVHSAFKSLSGNSNSLLTFMNDTVVPEFEKFIYIGEQYEKDGIFVTDISEELASMTEEITATINQVSESVQSMAQMAQNSSGNLNEIYGGVNESSQAMTQVASTAQSQAELAQKLNEIILKFKI; translated from the coding sequence ATGAAATTTTTAAAGGATTTAAAAATATCTGTAAAACTCATATCTACTTTTGTAATAACATGTCTATTAATGCTATGTATTGGCTTAGTAGGTGCATCAAGTATGAGCAAAATCAACAAATCTTCAAACTCATTGTACGATGATAACATAGTAGCAATTACATCTATTAATTATGTAGATAAAAATTTATCAACTATTTATTCAAATTTGGAACTAATGCTTTACATAAATGATAAAAATGAAATAAAAAAATTGGAGAATGAAATTAATGAACTCACAGATTATGACAATAAAAAAATAGAGTTGTATAAATCTAGTTTTACTAGAGATGCAGATAGAAAACTTTTTAGTGAATTAGAGCAAGACCTTAAAGAATACAGAATCATTAGAGAAGAATTCATTAAATTAATTATGGATGATAAAAAAAATGAAGCAATAAATAAATTTTCTGATGTTACACAAGTAAGAAATAGTCTTAAAACTAAAATGGATAATTTAGTAGAATTAAATAATACTTGGGCAAAGGATACTTTGGAAAACAATAAATCTATTTTTTCAAACTCACTAAAATTATCTGTTTTTATTAATGCTATTGCAATTTTGCTCTCAATAATATTTGCATTCTTAATAGTAAAAGCTATTAAAACACCTTTAAATAAAATAAGAGAGTTAGCAAATAGATTATCTAATTACGATTTTTCAACTTCTATAACTTTATCTAGTATGGATGAATTTGGACAAACAGCTCTTGCTTTAAATAAAGCTCAAGAAAACGTAAGTAACCTTGTAAAAAATATTATAGATGATGCTAGCGATATAAGCGCCTCTAGTGAAGAATTATCTGCAACTGTCGAAGAAATGACTTCAAAATTTGAAAACATAAATGAAACCACAAAAGAAATCAATTCTGAAGTACAAGAAACTAGTGCAGCAGCAGAAGAAGTATATGCATCTATACAAGAAGTAGACTCAAGTGTATCTATTTTATCAACTAAAGCTGTTGATGGAAGTAGCAATGCACTTCAAATGAAAGAACGAGCTGTTAAAGTTAAAGAAAATAGCGAAGCTGCTATTAAAAATACAAAAGCAACCTATGATAATATGGAAAAACAAATTTTAGATGATATAGAAAAAGGCAAAGTTGTTGAAGATATTAAAATTATGGCAGATACCATAGCAAGTATAGCTGAACAAACTAATCTACTAGCACTCAATGCAGCTATTGAAGCTGCAAGAGCAGGAGAACAAGGAAAAGGCTTTGCAGTAGTTGCAGAAGAGGTAAGAAAACTTGCTGAACAATCTTCTGTTGCAGTAAAAAATGTTAAATCCACAATAGAAAAAGTACACTCAGCTTTTAAAAGTTTGTCTGGAAACAGCAATAGTTTACTAACATTCATGAATGATACAGTAGTTCCTGAATTTGAAAAATTTATATACATAGGAGAACAATATGAAAAAGATGGCATATTTGTAACTGATATATCTGAGGAGTTAGCTTCCATGACAGAAGAAATTACAGCTACAATAAATCAAGTTAGTGAATCAGTTCAAAGTATGGCACAGATGGCTCAAAATTCATCAGGAAACTTAAACGAAATATATGGAGGGGTTAACGAATCTAGTCAGGCTATGACTCAAGTAGCATCTACAGCTCAAAGCCAAGCGGAACTTGCACAAAAACTTAATGAAATAATCCTAAAATTTAAAATATAA